The Endozoicomonas montiporae CL-33 genome contains a region encoding:
- a CDS encoding UDP-N-acetylmuramoyl-tripeptide--D-alanyl-D-alanine ligase — MIRAYQLSELAAELGGRLNGQNLSVSGISIDSRSVQSGELFIAIKGPNFDGHAYVDKAIESGAAAVLVQEQPVNPDSFSYILVDDTSEALGQLGAFNRHQTDIPFLAITGSCGKTSVKEMLAAILDQEGSTLATHGNLNNAFGVPLTLFSVEAGNQFAVIELGTSSPGEIGYISELTRPDVSVITNAAETHLDGLVDVAGVAQEKGFILDSLSPSGTAILNLDDDFFNDWQQRTLSGSEQRRVRSFSLNNSQADSYGSDIETTTEGMRFTLNLNGQKRTLRIAFWGQHQVQNACCAAVAASAAGIGLDKIVQGLENARPYQRRGQRFALDDRTLVIDETYNANPKATLAAVDQLAECEGHRIMVLGDMLDLGAVSQQRHHDVGAYARDRGIETFIALGDASRQAVSAYGRDGRHFETKASLVSGLRSLLSELDVPAVTVLVKGSRGMGMLDIVRSLVGSDYKGER; from the coding sequence ATGATCCGGGCTTATCAGTTATCAGAACTGGCGGCAGAACTGGGTGGACGTTTAAACGGCCAGAACCTGAGTGTTTCCGGAATCAGTATTGATTCCCGCTCGGTGCAGTCCGGTGAGTTGTTTATTGCCATCAAAGGGCCTAATTTTGACGGGCATGCTTATGTGGATAAGGCTATTGAATCGGGTGCTGCAGCGGTACTGGTGCAGGAGCAGCCTGTCAATCCCGATAGCTTTAGCTACATTCTGGTAGACGACACATCAGAAGCGCTGGGTCAGCTTGGCGCATTCAATCGCCATCAGACCGATATCCCTTTTCTGGCGATCACCGGGTCCTGTGGAAAAACATCCGTTAAGGAAATGCTGGCAGCCATTCTTGATCAGGAAGGCTCGACGCTGGCTACGCACGGCAATCTGAATAATGCCTTTGGCGTCCCACTGACTCTGTTCTCTGTTGAGGCAGGCAATCAGTTTGCTGTTATAGAGCTGGGAACCAGTTCGCCGGGCGAAATTGGTTATATCTCGGAACTGACTCGCCCTGATGTGTCGGTCATTACCAATGCCGCCGAAACGCACCTTGATGGTCTGGTCGATGTTGCTGGTGTTGCGCAGGAAAAGGGTTTTATTCTGGACTCCCTGTCACCTTCAGGAACAGCGATATTAAATCTGGATGATGACTTTTTTAATGACTGGCAGCAACGGACGTTATCAGGGAGTGAGCAGCGTCGGGTGCGATCTTTCAGCTTGAACAATTCTCAGGCAGACAGCTATGGCAGTGATATTGAAACCACGACAGAAGGCATGCGTTTTACTCTGAATCTGAACGGACAGAAACGAACACTTCGGATTGCCTTCTGGGGGCAGCATCAGGTACAGAACGCCTGTTGTGCCGCAGTTGCCGCCTCTGCGGCAGGAATCGGACTGGACAAGATCGTTCAGGGTCTGGAAAATGCCCGCCCTTACCAGCGTCGTGGACAACGTTTTGCATTAGACGACCGGACGCTGGTGATTGACGAAACCTACAATGCCAACCCCAAGGCAACGCTGGCCGCTGTTGATCAGCTGGCCGAGTGTGAAGGTCACCGGATTATGGTGCTTGGGGATATGCTGGATCTGGGTGCTGTGTCACAACAGAGGCATCACGATGTGGGTGCCTATGCCCGTGACAGGGGTATTGAGACCTTTATTGCATTGGGCGACGCTTCCCGACAGGCGGTGTCTGCCTATGGTCGTGACGGACGTCATTTTGAAACGAAAGCCTCTCTTGTGAGCGGGTTACGGTCTTTGCTGTCAGAACTGGATGTTCCGGCAGTGACTGTGCTGGTGAAAGGTTCACGGGGGATGGGAATGTTGGATATCGTAAGGTCCCTGGTGGGGTCTGACTATAAGGGAGAGCGCTGA
- a CDS encoding UDP-N-acetylmuramoyl-L-alanyl-D-glutamate--2,6-diaminopimelate ligase, with translation MADSPLNTINDVLAVLDYPSVEIDRPISGLALDSRKLIGGELFLAVPGFAVDGRRFIEAAVSAGASAVLAEAQDSEVGYEAVHWAGTAEESAAEESAAEEGAVKEGAVKERVPVIFVSGLKDRIGFLADRFYRQPSANLNVVGVTGTNGKTSCCWFIAQLLSLLQQPCAIMGTIGKGVPPSLEPCLNTTADGVSLHQYMADLKADGVNAIAMEVSSHGLDQGRVDSVHFDVGVFTNISRDHLDYHATLDAYAKAKSLLFAGGRVKQAVINLDDNYSGMMLSACGHQTEVLTYSVSNPEADVFAETIELKAAGLVSQVRTPWGSGQLRTPLLGRFNLENLLAVLGSVCIQGYAFEQVLPLMTQLTTVPGRMQRFGGHGKPIVVVDYAHTPDALESVLVALREHGASRLTCVFGCGGDRDRGKRPLMTQAAIKVADKVVVTSDNPRSEDPGQIIADAVKGVDVGNVTIVTELDRGKAIANTIAEAQVSEIVVVAGKGHEDYQEVKGKRFPFDDRDHVSRALTGWSAL, from the coding sequence ATGGCTGATAGCCCATTAAATACAATCAACGATGTACTGGCGGTTCTAGACTACCCGTCGGTCGAGATAGACAGGCCGATATCAGGATTAGCCCTCGACAGCAGAAAGTTGATCGGGGGTGAGTTGTTTCTGGCGGTTCCCGGATTCGCAGTGGATGGTCGGCGCTTTATAGAGGCTGCGGTTTCTGCTGGTGCATCTGCTGTGCTGGCGGAAGCTCAGGACTCAGAAGTCGGGTATGAGGCTGTTCATTGGGCTGGTACTGCAGAAGAAAGTGCTGCTGAAGAAAGTGCTGCTGAAGAAGGTGCTGTTAAAGAAGGTGCTGTTAAAGAAAGAGTACCGGTTATTTTTGTTTCAGGGCTGAAAGACCGGATTGGTTTTCTCGCTGATCGTTTCTATCGGCAGCCGTCTGCAAACTTGAATGTGGTAGGAGTGACCGGAACCAATGGTAAAACCTCCTGTTGTTGGTTTATTGCCCAGCTTTTGTCTTTGCTGCAGCAGCCCTGTGCCATCATGGGCACCATTGGTAAAGGGGTTCCGCCGTCGCTGGAGCCCTGCCTGAACACTACGGCTGATGGCGTTTCCCTGCATCAGTATATGGCTGATCTGAAAGCGGACGGTGTGAACGCTATAGCCATGGAAGTCTCTTCCCATGGTCTTGATCAGGGACGGGTTGATAGCGTTCACTTCGATGTTGGCGTGTTTACCAATATCAGTCGCGATCATCTGGATTACCACGCCACGCTGGATGCGTATGCAAAAGCCAAGTCACTACTGTTTGCTGGTGGTCGGGTAAAGCAGGCCGTTATCAATCTTGATGATAACTACAGTGGTATGATGCTGTCTGCTTGTGGTCATCAGACAGAGGTTTTAACTTATTCGGTGTCCAACCCGGAAGCGGATGTGTTCGCAGAAACCATTGAACTGAAGGCTGCTGGTCTGGTGAGTCAGGTTCGTACTCCCTGGGGTAGCGGTCAGTTGCGCACTCCGCTGTTGGGGCGTTTTAATCTGGAAAATCTCTTGGCTGTTCTCGGTAGTGTCTGCATTCAGGGATATGCTTTTGAGCAAGTGTTGCCGTTGATGACTCAGTTGACGACAGTGCCGGGACGTATGCAGCGTTTTGGTGGACACGGAAAGCCCATTGTTGTGGTTGATTATGCCCATACGCCGGATGCGCTGGAAAGTGTTCTGGTTGCGTTGCGTGAGCACGGCGCCAGTCGTTTAACCTGTGTGTTTGGCTGTGGCGGAGATCGTGATCGCGGCAAGCGCCCTTTGATGACACAGGCGGCCATCAAGGTAGCTGACAAAGTTGTGGTAACCAGTGATAACCCACGCAGTGAAGACCCCGGACAAATCATTGCTGATGCCGTTAAGGGTGTTGATGTGGGTAATGTGACGATTGTTACTGAACTGGATCGTGGCAAGGCCATTGCCAACACCATCGCTGAAGCACAAGTGAGTGAAATTGTTGTGGTAGCGGGCAAGGGGCATGAAGATTATCAGGAAGTAAAAGGTAAACGTTTTCCGTTTGACGACAGGGATCATGTTTCTCGCGCGTTGACAGGGTGGAGTGCATTATGA
- a CDS encoding peptidoglycan D,D-transpeptidase FtsI family protein, translated as MMANTRRNDKNSKKNAKAGGNLQGYPARYRILKGLFALAGLVILSRVMYLQVYDSRFLQQEGDKRAIRHESIPAHRGVIFDRNGKMLAVSAPVMTIWGDPRVLVDQQEHWPTLARVLDIQTSELATRIRNNSSKEFIYLKRQVTPEEGMTVLNLNIPGVNSYDEHKRYYPMGEVAAHLVGITGIDDKGQEGLELGYDSWLTGQSGTRRTLKDRRGRLAKEAEVIKSAEPGKEIMLSIDLRLQYMAYRELKRAVTELKASSGSLVMLDIETGEVLAMVNQPSYNPNNRSGMQAYRMRNRVMTDLFEPGSTLKPFTVVAGLESGRYNRDTEINTGNGYMRVGRNAVRDLGGYGTIDMETILVRSSNIGVSKIAMDIGADSLVSVLRRVGIGQSIGTGFPGERTGFLPYQDRWSDFDLSTLSFGYGLTVTPLQLAQAYMVLGAGGILRPVSLIKRDVPPQGKRVIDEHIASEVLDMLSAVVRRGSGRRAGIPSYPVAGKTGTVRKVGGSGYYDDRHIGLFAGVVPADNPRLATVVIIDDPSGENYYGSFTAAPVFSKVNAQALRMLGVKPKHNDVLTAKTGGWFRYVLNDAG; from the coding sequence ATGATGGCCAATACTCGCAGAAACGACAAAAATTCTAAAAAAAATGCGAAGGCCGGGGGAAACCTGCAAGGCTATCCTGCCCGTTATCGAATTCTCAAAGGTTTGTTTGCACTTGCCGGACTCGTGATTCTGTCACGGGTTATGTACTTGCAGGTGTACGATAGTCGTTTTCTACAGCAAGAAGGCGACAAAAGAGCGATACGTCACGAATCGATTCCTGCCCACCGGGGTGTTATTTTTGACCGCAACGGTAAGATGCTGGCAGTCAGTGCTCCGGTGATGACGATCTGGGGTGATCCCCGAGTTCTGGTTGATCAGCAGGAGCATTGGCCAACCCTCGCCAGAGTTCTTGATATCCAGACATCCGAGCTGGCAACCCGGATTCGGAACAACAGCAGCAAAGAATTCATCTATCTCAAGCGACAGGTTACGCCCGAAGAGGGCATGACTGTTCTTAATCTGAATATTCCCGGTGTTAACAGTTACGACGAACACAAACGTTACTACCCAATGGGTGAGGTGGCGGCGCATCTGGTGGGTATTACCGGTATTGATGACAAGGGGCAGGAAGGTCTCGAGCTGGGTTATGACAGCTGGCTGACAGGACAATCCGGTACTCGTCGAACCTTGAAGGACCGGCGTGGGCGACTGGCCAAAGAAGCGGAAGTGATCAAAAGTGCCGAGCCGGGCAAGGAGATCATGCTCAGCATCGATCTTCGGCTTCAGTATATGGCTTATCGGGAATTGAAAAGAGCAGTCACCGAGCTGAAAGCCAGTTCGGGTTCGCTGGTGATGCTGGATATCGAAACCGGTGAAGTGCTGGCGATGGTGAATCAACCTTCATACAACCCCAATAACCGTTCCGGCATGCAGGCGTACAGGATGCGTAACCGGGTGATGACCGATTTGTTTGAGCCGGGGTCTACTCTGAAACCTTTCACGGTGGTGGCGGGTCTGGAATCCGGACGATACAACCGGGATACCGAAATTAACACCGGCAATGGTTATATGCGGGTCGGGCGAAATGCCGTTCGTGACCTTGGTGGGTACGGAACCATCGATATGGAAACCATTCTGGTTCGCTCCAGTAATATCGGGGTTAGCAAGATTGCCATGGATATAGGTGCTGACAGTCTGGTCAGCGTTTTGCGTCGGGTTGGTATAGGTCAAAGTATTGGAACAGGGTTTCCCGGTGAACGAACCGGGTTTCTGCCCTATCAGGATCGCTGGAGTGATTTTGATTTATCAACACTTTCCTTTGGTTACGGTTTGACGGTGACACCTTTACAATTGGCTCAGGCTTATATGGTTCTGGGGGCTGGGGGTATCCTGCGGCCGGTTTCGTTGATTAAGCGCGATGTTCCGCCCCAGGGCAAACGTGTCATTGATGAGCATATTGCCAGTGAAGTGCTGGATATGCTGAGTGCTGTTGTTCGACGAGGTTCCGGACGCAGAGCAGGTATTCCGTCTTATCCGGTGGCGGGTAAAACGGGAACAGTGCGCAAAGTGGGTGGCAGTGGCTACTATGATGATCGCCATATCGGCTTGTTTGCTGGTGTTGTACCGGCTGATAACCCCAGACTGGCAACGGTTGTTATTATTGATGACCCGTCCGGTGAGAATTATTACGGAAGTTTCACTGCCGCCCCTGTCTTTTCCAAAGTGAATGCTCAGGCGCTTCGGATGTTGGGCGTTAAGCCCAAGCATAACGATGTGCTGACCGCAAAGACGGGGGGCTGGTTCAGATATGTTCTCAATGATGCGGGTTAG